The following are from one region of the Baumannia cicadellinicola str. Hc (Homalodisca coagulata) genome:
- the queE gene encoding 7-carboxy-7-deazaguanine synthase QueE yields the protein MQYPINSICQTLQGEGYFSGIPAIFIRLQGCMVGCNWCDTKYTWHKNKIEQGIAKDIMLKKANSSVWSNLSEEDILALIVQQSWIAKHVVITGGEPCMYDLLPLTYLLEQYKFSCQIETSGTQSIKCTSNTWVTVSPKINKHYDVQILAQALSRSNEIKHVVSRQRDIKYLDELLLTLKDSKQRVICLQPLSQKKLATKLCIDTCIMRNWRLSMQIHKYLNIA from the coding sequence ATGCAGTATCCTATTAATAGTATTTGCCAAACTTTGCAGGGTGAAGGTTACTTTAGCGGCATCCCTGCTATCTTTATCCGCCTTCAAGGCTGCATGGTAGGCTGTAATTGGTGTGATACTAAGTATACTTGGCATAAAAATAAGATTGAGCAGGGAATCGCAAAGGATATTATGCTCAAAAAAGCTAATAGTAGTGTGTGGTCTAATTTATCAGAAGAAGATATTTTAGCTCTAATTGTGCAACAAAGTTGGATTGCTAAACATGTAGTGATAACTGGTGGTGAACCTTGTATGTATGATCTACTACCTCTAACTTATTTATTAGAACAATATAAATTTAGCTGCCAGATAGAGACTAGTGGTACACAGTCTATTAAATGTACGTCTAATACCTGGGTTACAGTATCGCCTAAAATAAATAAGCACTACGATGTTCAAATACTAGCACAGGCGTTAAGTCGTAGTAATGAAATCAAGCACGTTGTATCACGTCAACGTGATATTAAATATCTAGACGAGTTACTACTAACTTTAAAGGATAGTAAACAGCGTGTTATTTGCTTACAACCTCTTAGTCAAAAAAAATTAGCAACAAAATTATGCATTGATACCTGTATTATGCGGAATTGGCGTCTATCGATGCAAATACATAAATACCTTAATATTGCTTGA
- the queD gene encoding 6-carboxytetrahydropterin synthase QueD, with product MTTTLFKDFTFESAHYLPYVPAGHKCGRIHGHSFRVRIELTAKIDLYTGWIMDFAELKAVCQPIIEQLDHSYLNKIPGLENPTSEVLAQWIWQRLLPNLPLLSAVYIKETCNSGCVYRG from the coding sequence TTGACTACTACATTGTTTAAAGATTTTACTTTTGAATCTGCCCACTATTTACCTTATGTACCGGCAGGTCATAAGTGTGGTAGAATACATGGGCATTCATTTCGTGTTCGTATTGAACTGACTGCTAAGATAGATTTATATACTGGTTGGATCATGGATTTCGCTGAGTTAAAAGCAGTATGTCAACCTATTATAGAGCAATTAGATCATTCTTACTTGAATAAGATACCAGGACTAGAAAATCCTACTAGCGAAGTACTAGCACAGTGGATTTGGCAAAGATTACTGCCTAATCTACCATTACTAAGTGCAGTTTATATTAAAGAAACTTGTAATTCTGGTTGCGTGTATCGCGGCTAA
- a CDS encoding phosphoadenylyl-sulfate reductase: MKVLDLRELNAMDKSQQTEAMTTVNLQLENMTAEHRVSWALEHLPQPAVLSSSFGIQAAVSLHLVTSQQPNIPVILTDTGYLFPETYQFIDQLTEQLKLNLKVFRAYISPAWQEARYGKLWEQGIKGIQLYNKINKVEPMNRALIQLGSLTWFAGLRRTQSSSRSKLPVLAVQQCLFKLLPIIDWDNRQVHSYLKKHGLNYHPLWEQGYLSVGDTHTTCKWTPGMNEEDTRFFGLKRECGIHEEK, encoded by the coding sequence ATGAAAGTTCTTGATCTAAGAGAATTGAATGCTATGGATAAATCACAGCAAACAGAAGCTATGACAACAGTGAATTTACAGCTAGAAAATATGACCGCTGAGCATAGAGTAAGCTGGGCCTTAGAGCATCTACCACAACCAGCTGTACTTTCTTCTAGTTTTGGTATTCAAGCAGCAGTTAGTCTGCATTTAGTAACTAGTCAGCAACCAAATATTCCAGTAATACTGACCGATACAGGTTATCTGTTTCCTGAGACTTACCAATTTATCGATCAATTAACGGAACAGCTTAAATTAAACTTAAAAGTATTTCGTGCTTACATCTCTCCTGCTTGGCAAGAAGCACGCTATGGTAAACTATGGGAGCAAGGTATAAAGGGAATTCAGCTATATAATAAAATTAATAAAGTAGAACCTATGAATAGGGCATTAATACAACTGGGTTCTTTAACTTGGTTTGCTGGTTTACGGCGTACTCAATCAAGTAGTCGTAGTAAATTACCTGTACTAGCAGTTCAGCAATGCCTGTTTAAGCTGTTGCCGATAATTGATTGGGATAATAGGCAGGTACATTCTTATCTTAAAAAGCACGGTCTAAACTATCATCCACTATGGGAGCAGGGTTACTTATCAGTAGGTGATACTCATACTACCTGTAAATGGACACCGGGGATGAATGAAGAAGATACTCGTTTTTTTGGCCTAAAGCGTGAATGCGGCATACACGAAGAAAAATAA
- the cysC gene encoding adenylyl-sulfate kinase: MTESSNRPTYNENIFWHIHPIQRKDREQLHKHLGAVLWFTGLSGAGKSTLASALEQALYHHGVSTYLLDGDNIRHGLCSDLDFSDNGRHENIRRVGEVAKLMLDAGLIVLSAFISPHRAERQMVRDMLPEDRFVEVFVDTPLAICEARDPKGLYHKARCGQLYNFTGIDSLYEEPQKPEIHLNGMQLIQKLTTQLLNLLNERMIIRC, encoded by the coding sequence ATGACAGAAAGCTCCAATCGTCCAACCTACAATGAAAATATATTTTGGCATATACATCCTATACAACGTAAAGATAGAGAACAACTACATAAACACCTTGGTGCCGTGTTATGGTTTACTGGTTTATCTGGCGCTGGTAAATCTACACTAGCTAGTGCGTTAGAACAGGCACTATATCACCATGGGGTTAGCACTTATCTGCTTGATGGCGATAATATACGCCATGGTCTCTGTAGCGATTTAGATTTTAGCGATAACGGGCGGCACGAAAATATCCGTAGGGTAGGTGAAGTAGCTAAGTTAATGCTCGATGCTGGGCTAATAGTACTCAGTGCTTTTATTTCACCTCACCGCGCTGAACGGCAGATGGTTCGTGACATGCTACCAGAAGATCGATTTGTTGAAGTTTTCGTCGATACACCGTTAGCTATTTGCGAAGCACGAGATCCAAAAGGATTATATCATAAAGCTAGATGTGGCCAATTATATAATTTTACTGGTATTGACTCTCTTTATGAAGAACCGCAAAAACCAGAAATACATCTTAATGGTATGCAATTAATCCAAAAGTTAACAACACAATTATTAAATTTACTTAATGAACGTATGATTATTCGCTGCTGA
- the cysG gene encoding siroheme synthase CysG, producing MEYLPLFANLRQRTVLVVGGGNVAARKIQLLMRTGAHIKVVADDLCPELARIVNKKDINWIGKLFEPAMLDEVFLVIAATNNTKLNALVYKCAEKRHIFANIVDKQSYCSFIFPSIVDRSPIVVAISSSGKAPVLARILREKIETILPMFIGPMATLVGTWRNRIKQHIHNIAWRRRFWETILNGRFAHLISQGKWEHAEKEIESQLYHYQSPIGNVALVGAGPGDSGLLTLRGLQLMQQADIVLYDYLVSPEILDLVRRDADRIYVGKQAGKHSMPQAEINSLLVKLALQGKNVVRLKGGDPFIFGRGGEELQAVAAAGISFQVVPGITAASGATAYAGIPLTHREYAHSVIFITGHQCDDSSNYLNWSLLARSNQTLVIYMGVIQAAVIKKKLLAHGRALQTPVAVISRGTLKDQSVIIGTLEQLEMLTIQALSPTLLIIGEVVKISCEINWFGKIIKEQ from the coding sequence GTGGAATATTTACCTCTATTTGCTAATCTTAGGCAACGTACAGTTTTGGTAGTTGGTGGAGGCAATGTTGCTGCGCGTAAAATACAATTACTTATGCGCACTGGCGCACATATTAAGGTAGTTGCTGATGATTTATGCCCTGAGCTAGCACGCATAGTAAATAAAAAAGACATAAATTGGATTGGTAAATTATTTGAGCCAGCTATGTTAGATGAGGTATTTCTAGTTATTGCTGCTACTAACAATACTAAACTCAATGCGTTGGTCTATAAATGCGCAGAGAAGCGCCATATATTTGCTAATATAGTAGATAAGCAGTCATATTGCTCTTTTATTTTCCCCTCTATTGTTGATCGATCGCCGATCGTAGTTGCTATCTCTTCTAGCGGTAAGGCACCGGTGCTAGCACGTATTCTACGTGAAAAAATTGAAACGATACTACCTATGTTCATCGGTCCTATGGCAACGCTAGTTGGTACCTGGCGTAATCGTATTAAACAGCATATCCATAATATAGCGTGGCGTCGTCGATTCTGGGAAACTATACTTAATGGACGTTTTGCTCATTTAATTTCCCAGGGAAAATGGGAACATGCAGAGAAGGAAATAGAGTCTCAGTTATACCACTACCAATCACCTATTGGAAATGTAGCTTTAGTCGGTGCTGGTCCTGGTGATAGCGGGCTACTAACTTTACGTGGACTGCAACTAATGCAGCAAGCAGATATAGTACTATATGATTATCTTGTCAGCCCTGAAATACTTGATTTAGTGCGCCGTGATGCCGATAGAATTTATGTAGGTAAGCAGGCTGGTAAACATTCTATGCCACAGGCTGAAATTAATAGCTTATTAGTTAAGTTAGCACTGCAAGGTAAAAATGTTGTACGGCTCAAAGGTGGCGATCCATTTATCTTTGGTCGTGGCGGCGAAGAACTACAGGCAGTTGCGGCAGCGGGAATTTCTTTTCAGGTAGTACCTGGTATTACCGCGGCTAGTGGTGCTACAGCTTATGCCGGTATTCCATTAACCCATCGTGAGTATGCACATAGTGTTATATTCATTACTGGTCATCAGTGCGATGATAGTAGTAATTACCTCAACTGGTCGTTATTAGCGCGTAGTAATCAAACTCTGGTAATTTACATGGGTGTTATTCAGGCAGCAGTGATTAAGAAGAAGCTATTAGCTCACGGCCGCGCACTACAGACACCTGTTGCCGTGATAAGTCGTGGTACTTTAAAAGATCAGAGCGTAATAATTGGGACACTAGAGCAACTAGAAATGTTAACTATACAGGCACTTTCTCCTACACTGCTAATTATAGGAGAAGTAGTGAAAATTTCTTGTGAAATAAATTGGTTTGGTAAAATAATTAAAGAGCAATAA
- the cysD gene encoding sulfate adenylyltransferase subunit CysD encodes MEQKHLTHLQQLEAESIHILREVVAEFRNPVMMYSIGKDSSVMLHLARKAFYPGKLPFPLLHVDTGWKFREMYHFRDHTAKAYGFELLVHKNLEGQAMGINPFVHGSAKHTNIMKTESLKQAMNKYNFDAAFGGARRDEEKSRAKERIYSFRDRFHRWDPKNQRPELWHNYNGQINQGESIRVFPLSNWTEIEIWQYIFLENIDIVPLYFAKERPILERNGMLIMIDDDRIDLQFGETVGQRMVRFRTLGCWPLTGAVESTAQTLPDIIKEMLISATSERQGRVIDTDQSSSMEMKKRQGYF; translated from the coding sequence ATGGAGCAAAAACATTTAACACATTTACAGCAACTAGAGGCTGAGAGTATCCATATATTGCGTGAAGTAGTTGCAGAATTTCGTAATCCTGTGATGATGTATTCCATCGGTAAAGATTCGTCTGTTATGCTACATTTAGCACGTAAGGCTTTTTATCCAGGAAAATTGCCTTTCCCGTTGCTACATGTAGACACTGGTTGGAAGTTTCGTGAAATGTATCATTTCCGTGATCATACAGCTAAAGCCTATGGTTTTGAGCTTCTGGTGCATAAAAACTTAGAAGGACAAGCAATGGGTATTAATCCATTTGTGCATGGTAGTGCTAAACATACTAATATTATGAAAACAGAAAGCTTGAAGCAGGCTATGAATAAATATAATTTTGATGCGGCATTCGGTGGTGCACGTCGCGACGAGGAGAAATCTCGTGCTAAAGAGCGTATCTACTCTTTTCGTGATCGATTCCATCGTTGGGACCCAAAGAATCAACGTCCAGAGCTATGGCATAACTATAATGGACAGATTAATCAGGGTGAAAGTATCCGTGTTTTCCCGCTTTCTAACTGGACTGAGATAGAAATTTGGCAATATATTTTTCTAGAAAATATCGACATAGTACCATTATACTTCGCTAAAGAACGCCCTATATTAGAACGTAACGGTATGCTTATTATGATAGATGATGATCGTATTGACTTACAGTTTGGTGAAACAGTAGGGCAACGTATGGTACGATTCCGTACTCTAGGTTGTTGGCCATTAACTGGTGCAGTAGAGTCAACAGCACAAACTTTACCTGATATCATTAAAGAAATGCTCATCTCTGCTACTAGCGAACGTCAGGGTCGTGTAATTGACACTGATCAATCTAGTTCCATGGAAATGAAAAAACGTCAGGGTTATTTTTAA
- the cysN gene encoding sulfate adenylyltransferase subunit CysN: MNNNNHIAKKIAEQGSIEAYLHSQKNKSLLRFLTCGSVDDGKSTLIGRLLHDTQHIYEDQLSLLHKDSKRLGTQGEKLDFALLVDGLQAEREQGITIDVAYRYFATNQRQFIIADTPGHEQYTRNMVTGASNSDLAILLIDARKGMLDQTRRHSFISTLLGICNLVIAVNKMDLVKYDQSVFNQIKQEYLTFSKQLPYHSNLDIKFVPLSALGGDNVVHPAVSMSWYSGPTLLDILETVVVVNTVEQQQVRFPVQYVNRPNLDFRGYSGTLASGTLKVGQHIKVLPSNIDSTISRIVTFDGEQTEARTGEAVTLVLTDAVDISRGDLIVDYDTVLHPVQYAQVNVVWMTEKLLVAGQNYDIKIAGKKTSVRIDNVKYQIDINTLKPRTADNLHMNSIGMLELEFDEPMILEKYSTNPVTGGMIFIDRLTNVTVGAGLVQQTVQEIHRPSNIYSQFELELNALLRRYFPHWGTRDLLGGKS, from the coding sequence ATGAATAATAATAATCATATAGCTAAAAAGATTGCTGAGCAAGGTAGTATTGAAGCATACCTACATTCCCAAAAAAATAAAAGTTTACTGCGTTTTCTTACATGTGGTAGCGTAGATGATGGTAAAAGTACCTTGATTGGTCGCTTACTACATGATACCCAGCATATTTATGAAGATCAACTATCTCTACTACACAAAGACAGTAAACGTCTTGGCACACAAGGCGAAAAATTAGACTTTGCGCTACTAGTTGACGGTTTACAGGCAGAACGTGAACAGGGTATTACTATTGATGTAGCCTATCGCTATTTCGCCACTAATCAGCGACAATTTATTATTGCTGATACTCCGGGGCATGAGCAATATACCCGGAATATGGTTACGGGTGCTTCAAATTCTGATCTTGCAATATTACTTATCGATGCACGTAAAGGTATGTTAGATCAAACACGCAGACATAGTTTCATTAGTACCTTGCTAGGTATCTGTAATTTAGTAATAGCGGTAAATAAAATGGATTTAGTAAAATATGATCAATCTGTTTTCAATCAGATTAAGCAAGAATACCTTACTTTTTCTAAGCAATTACCATATCATTCTAATTTAGATATTAAATTCGTACCGTTATCAGCGCTAGGAGGTGATAATGTTGTTCATCCTGCCGTTTCTATGTCGTGGTATAGTGGTCCAACACTACTAGATATCTTAGAAACTGTGGTAGTGGTTAATACTGTTGAACAACAGCAAGTGCGATTTCCAGTGCAGTATGTTAATCGTCCTAATTTAGATTTTCGTGGTTATAGTGGAACCTTAGCTTCAGGAACACTAAAAGTAGGGCAACATATTAAGGTACTACCATCGAATATAGATTCGACTATTAGTCGTATCGTGACCTTCGATGGTGAGCAAACAGAAGCACGTACGGGAGAAGCTGTAACGCTAGTGTTAACAGATGCAGTTGACATTAGCCGCGGAGATTTAATAGTAGACTACGATACAGTACTACACCCAGTACAGTACGCCCAAGTTAATGTCGTATGGATGACTGAGAAACTACTAGTTGCTGGTCAAAACTACGATATCAAGATTGCCGGCAAGAAAACTAGCGTCCGTATAGATAATGTCAAATATCAAATCGATATTAATACATTAAAACCACGTACCGCAGATAATTTACATATGAATAGCATTGGAATGCTCGAATTAGAATTCGATGAACCTATGATACTGGAAAAGTATTCCACTAATCCTGTCACCGGAGGTATGATATTTATCGATCGGCTCACTAATGTAACCGTAGGTGCTGGTCTAGTACAACAAACAGTGCAAGAAATCCACCGACCATCAAATATCTACAGTCAATTTGAACTAGAATTAAATGCTCTACTACGCCGCTACTTTCCGCACTGGGGCACTCGGGATTTACTCGGAGGTAAATCATGA
- the cysI gene encoding assimilatory sulfite reductase (NADPH) hemoprotein subunit, with the protein MNKKIPKAILSDNERLKVASNFLRGTIAQDLQDNITGGFKGDNIQLIRFHGMYQQDDRDLRVERTCQKLEPLINMMLRCRLPGGIITPQQWLGIDSFATKHTLYGSIRLTTRQTFQFHGVLKPNLKNMHKLLHSLGLDSIATAGDMNRNVLCTSNPVESVLHQQVCNYAKMISEHFLPKTRAYAEIWLDGEKTETTEQEPILGANYLPRKFKISIVVPPLNDVDLHANDLNFIAISNLGQLVGFNVLVGGGLAMTHNDKSTYPRTASELGYISVVDTIKIAEAVITTQRDLGDRSNRKHAKTKYTIERVGVEFFKKEVEVRAGIKFKHIRPYSFTERGDRFGWVQGIDNQWHLTLFIENGRIIDDSHRKLKTGMLEIARIHQGDFRITANQNIIIAGVEKKHKATIELLARQYGLINNNITLQRKASMACVAFPTCPLAMAEAERFLPQFVTKVENIMSRHGLGQEKIILRVTGCPNGCGRAMLAEIGLVGKTIGRYNLYLGGDSIGTRIPRIYRENLTEEEILSIINDTTGRWARERQPDESYGDYVVRAGIIRPVINSALDFHN; encoded by the coding sequence ATGAATAAAAAGATACCAAAAGCTATATTATCCGACAATGAGCGGTTAAAAGTAGCCAGTAATTTTTTGCGCGGTACTATAGCGCAAGATCTACAAGATAATATTACAGGAGGATTTAAAGGTGATAATATTCAACTAATTCGCTTTCATGGGATGTATCAGCAAGATGATCGTGATTTGCGTGTAGAACGTACCTGTCAGAAGCTTGAGCCATTGATTAATATGATGCTCCGTTGTCGACTCCCTGGTGGGATTATTACTCCGCAGCAATGGTTAGGTATCGATAGTTTTGCAACTAAACATACGCTATATGGTAGTATTCGACTAACTACTCGACAAACCTTTCAGTTTCATGGGGTATTAAAACCTAATCTTAAAAATATGCATAAACTACTTCATAGTTTAGGATTAGACTCTATAGCTACTGCTGGTGATATGAACCGTAACGTATTATGCACTTCCAATCCTGTTGAATCAGTACTACATCAGCAGGTATGTAATTACGCAAAAATGATATCTGAGCATTTTCTACCCAAAACACGTGCATATGCTGAGATATGGTTGGACGGAGAAAAAACCGAAACTACCGAGCAAGAACCTATCCTCGGGGCTAATTACTTACCCCGTAAATTTAAAATTTCCATTGTGGTGCCCCCACTAAATGATGTTGATCTACACGCTAATGATCTTAACTTTATTGCCATTAGTAACCTAGGACAACTAGTTGGTTTTAATGTGTTAGTAGGCGGTGGTCTAGCAATGACCCATAACGATAAAAGTACTTATCCGCGTACTGCCAGTGAGTTAGGCTATATCTCTGTAGTAGATACTATTAAAATAGCCGAAGCAGTCATTACTACTCAGCGTGATTTAGGTGATCGTTCTAATCGTAAACATGCTAAAACAAAATATACCATTGAACGCGTAGGGGTAGAATTTTTTAAGAAAGAGGTGGAGGTTCGAGCAGGGATCAAATTTAAACATATCAGGCCGTATTCCTTTACTGAGCGTGGTGATCGTTTTGGCTGGGTACAAGGTATAGATAATCAGTGGCATCTTACATTGTTTATTGAAAATGGTCGTATTATAGATGATAGTCATCGAAAGCTAAAAACTGGTATGTTAGAAATTGCTCGCATTCATCAAGGAGATTTTCGTATTACTGCTAACCAAAATATTATTATTGCAGGAGTAGAGAAGAAACATAAAGCAACTATTGAGTTATTAGCTAGGCAGTATGGGTTAATTAATAATAATATTACCTTACAACGTAAGGCCTCAATGGCATGCGTAGCTTTTCCAACATGTCCACTTGCAATGGCAGAAGCTGAACGTTTCCTGCCGCAGTTTGTCACTAAGGTAGAAAATATTATGTCTCGTCATGGTTTAGGACAGGAAAAAATTATCCTGCGTGTAACCGGTTGTCCAAATGGCTGTGGTCGTGCAATGTTAGCCGAAATAGGTTTAGTAGGCAAAACTATCGGAAGATATAACCTATACTTAGGAGGCGATAGTATCGGTACACGTATTCCCAGAATATACCGCGAAAATCTTACAGAAGAAGAAATATTAAGTATTATTAACGATACTACTGGACGCTGGGCTCGTGAACGCCAGCCTGATGAATCCTACGGTGATTATGTAGTACGAGCTGGAATTATCCGTCCTGTGATTAACTCTGCGTTAGATTTTCACAATTAA
- the cysJ gene encoding NADPH-dependent assimilatory sulfite reductase flavoprotein subunit, producing MTQQNAPKDLPPLSAEQLDRLQAISSDLSNLQLAWASGYLWNKASHSIPIDYTASQQVITVLSASQTGNARRLAVQLYEDLLAAQLSVVIINAGDYKFKQIAQEKWLLIVTSTQGDGDPPEEAIALYKYLFSKKAPVLNNIQFAIFGLGDSSYTYFAKIGKDFDSRLAELGAQRLYDRVDADVDYQEKADIWRREIVKILQTKLVTVNAKQQLSVINNRIEVKNNLYTKEEPFTAHLVVKQKITSRSSKKDIRHLEIDIAGSGLNYQPGDALGVWYENDPVLISEILELLGLTGNELVQVKEKNIPLNEALQKHYELTNNTAEIVKSYAYITRNSSLLALVDDQQQLKQFAFSTPFIDMIQRIPVELHPKQLLTLLRPLMPRLYSIASSQAEVGDEVHLTVSVVRYEIDGKIRTGGASSYLAYRLQESEPIRVFIEHNDNFRLPNNPNTAIIMIGSGTGIAPFRGFMQQREATTAKGKNWLFFGNQHLTDDFLYQVEWQRYIKNGLLNKIDVAWSQDQNKKIYVQDRLLEKGIELWNWIQDGAHIYVCGNANLMARDVEKALVKLIAIHGRMDYEQADEFLSELRIARRFQRDTY from the coding sequence ATGACTCAACAAAATGCACCCAAAGATCTACCTCCACTAAGTGCGGAGCAACTAGATCGCTTACAAGCAATAAGTAGTGATTTATCCAATCTTCAGCTAGCCTGGGCTTCAGGATATTTATGGAACAAAGCTTCTCATAGTATACCAATAGATTATACTGCATCGCAGCAGGTCATTACAGTGTTATCTGCTTCCCAGACGGGGAATGCTAGACGACTTGCAGTACAGTTGTACGAAGATTTACTTGCTGCTCAGCTTAGCGTAGTGATAATTAATGCAGGCGATTATAAATTTAAGCAAATTGCCCAGGAAAAATGGTTGCTAATTGTTACTTCAACTCAAGGGGATGGAGATCCCCCAGAAGAAGCTATAGCACTATATAAGTACCTTTTTTCAAAAAAAGCTCCGGTGTTAAATAATATTCAGTTTGCTATTTTTGGTTTAGGTGATAGTTCGTATACATATTTTGCGAAAATAGGCAAAGACTTTGATAGCCGCCTAGCTGAACTTGGTGCTCAACGTTTGTATGATCGAGTAGATGCCGACGTTGATTATCAAGAAAAAGCGGATATCTGGCGCCGTGAAATAGTAAAAATTTTGCAGACAAAGTTAGTAACCGTTAACGCGAAACAGCAATTATCTGTAATTAACAACCGCATAGAAGTTAAGAATAACCTCTATACGAAAGAAGAGCCATTTACCGCACATTTAGTGGTGAAGCAAAAAATTACCAGCCGGAGCTCTAAAAAAGATATCCGCCATTTAGAGATAGATATTGCTGGATCAGGTTTAAATTATCAGCCAGGTGATGCATTGGGTGTGTGGTATGAGAATGATCCGGTACTAATAAGTGAGATCCTAGAATTATTAGGTCTAACAGGTAATGAGTTAGTTCAAGTAAAGGAGAAAAATATACCCCTAAATGAGGCTTTACAAAAACATTATGAACTAACAAACAATACTGCAGAGATTGTCAAAAGTTATGCTTATATAACACGTAATTCATCCTTACTTGCACTAGTTGATGATCAACAACAACTCAAGCAGTTTGCTTTTTCAACCCCTTTTATTGATATGATACAACGTATTCCAGTCGAGCTACATCCAAAACAGTTATTAACTTTATTACGTCCATTAATGCCACGTTTGTACTCTATTGCTTCATCGCAAGCTGAAGTAGGCGATGAGGTTCATTTAACCGTTAGTGTCGTACGGTATGAAATAGATGGAAAAATACGCACTGGTGGCGCTAGCAGTTATCTAGCATATCGTCTTCAGGAAAGTGAGCCCATTCGTGTTTTTATTGAACATAATGATAATTTTAGGTTACCAAATAATCCTAATACTGCAATTATTATGATTGGATCAGGAACAGGAATCGCACCATTCCGCGGTTTCATGCAACAACGTGAGGCAACTACTGCCAAGGGAAAAAATTGGTTATTCTTCGGTAATCAACATCTAACAGACGACTTTTTATATCAGGTTGAATGGCAGCGTTATATCAAAAACGGTTTACTAAACAAAATAGATGTAGCATGGTCGCAAGATCAAAACAAAAAAATTTACGTACAAGATCGGCTATTAGAAAAAGGAATAGAACTATGGAACTGGATCCAAGATGGTGCACATATTTATGTTTGCGGCAATGCCAACCTAATGGCACGTGATGTAGAAAAAGCATTAGTTAAGCTAATAGCAATACATGGTCGTATGGATTATGAACAAGCAGATGAATTTTTAAGTGAACTACGCATAGCGCGACGTTTTCAGCGGGATACCTATTAA